The following are encoded together in the Phaenicophaeus curvirostris isolate KB17595 unplaced genomic scaffold, BPBGC_Pcur_1.0 scaffold_249, whole genome shotgun sequence genome:
- the SCYL1 gene encoding N-terminal kinase-like protein, which translates to MWFFSRDPARDFPFELGPPEPPPDPDPDPDPDPLWRLQRGRRKADGAPVSVFTHSLGDAGAAALARAALRRLRTLRHPALLGYLDSLETEQTLLVVTEPVTPLRQHLRLRPPQAPGGHQEVAWGLHRLLTALSFLGDSGLAHRTLSAGAIFVDPGGDWKLGGLERVGAANEEPPSLPPGTSPRPQDPPELSDPSRGRGEPWAGDMWRLGCLIWEIFNGPLARPAALRNLDKLPQTLLPEFCGLVAAEPRLRPAPDQLLQQLQLPGRFLDCDLVRVALLLERLQVLEAAERRGFLSELPELLPALPPLFRRHKLLPRLLDALRFGGADPSALPPMLQVASELPPPEFQARILPVLVRLFSSPDRALRVRLLQQLELYVELLPPDVVDSQIFPHVAHGFLDANPAVREQTVKSMVLLAPKLREATRGGELLRLLLRVQGGDALGPLRCNATLALGRLAPLLPPAARVRALPGALSRGTRDPFPPARAAAVAAFAAARGCFSAQDLALRALPPLCTLTADPDPGVRNQAFRTIRSFLDQLEEAAESGGAPEGAPPQGAGGAPGGGALGAAVSWAVTGVSAITARLMGGDGTPPGPPSAPSRHPGDPPERDPPPEPPPRTPPPRTSTAGTTGGASRTWSPPGAPPQAARRTKGPPQHPPAPDPPSAPQPDEGDWGVGGEWGSDDAWEALPPPAGPLPASRRLEPKRRGAPRGPPRRGPPSWGRGNGTEGEGGEGGNKERGHVTLRPGHVTIWAARSRDGAAGKGVRSRDGSGVAGAGVRSRDGCGGKGGLVT; encoded by the exons ATGTGGTTTTTCTCCCGCGATCCCGCCCGCGATTTCCCGTTCGAGCTGGGGCCCCCCGAGCCGCCCCCGGACCCCGACCCGGACCCGGACCCCGACCCGCTCTGGCGGCTGCAGCGGGGGCGCCGCAAG GCGGACGGGGCCCCCGTCTCCGTCTTCACCCACAGCCTGGGGGACGCGGGGGCGGCCGCTCTGGCTCGCGCGGCGCTGAGGCGGCTGCGGACCCTGCGGCACCCGGCCCTGCTCGGCTACCTGGACAGCCTcgag ACGGAGCAGACGCTGCTGGTGGTGACGGAGCCGGTGACGCCGCTGCGGCAGCACCTGCGGCTGCGCCCCCCCCAGGCCCCGGGGGGGCACCAGGAGGTGGCCTGGGGGCTGCACCGGCTGCTG ACGGCGCTGTCGTTCCTGGGCGACTCGGGGCTCGCGCATCGCACTCTCAGCGCCGGCGCCATCTTCGTGGACCCGGGGGGGGACTGGAAGCTGGGGGGGCTAGAAAGGGTGGGGGCAGCCAACGAGGAGCCCCCCTCGCTGCCCCCTGGCACTTCCCCgcgcccccaggacccccccgaGCTCAGCGACCCCTCCCGAGGGCGAGGGGAGCCCTG GGCAGGGGACATGTGGCGCCTTGGCTGCCTCATCTGGGAGATTTTCAACGGGCCCCTGGCCCGACCCGCGGCGCTGAGGAACCTCGACAAG CTGCCGCAGACGCTGCTCCCCGAGTTCTGCGGGCTGGTGGCTGCGGAGCCGCGGCTGCGGCCGGCGCCGgatcagctgctgcagcagctgcagctcccgggACGCTTCCTCGACTGCGACCTGGTGCGCGTCGCGCTGCTCCTCGAGCGCCTCCAG GTCCTGGAGGCCGCCGAGCGCCGGGGGTTCCTGTCGGAGCTGCCGGAGCTGCTGCCGGCGCTGCCGCCGCTTTTCCGACGCCACAAGCTGCTCCCGCGGCTCCTCGACGCCCTTCGCTTCGGCGGCGCCGACCCCAGCGCCCTGCCCCCCATGCTGCAg gtgGCGTCGGAGCTGCCGCCCCCCGAATTCCAAGCCCGGATCCTCCCGGTGCTCGTGCGGCTCTTCTCGTCCCCCGACCGGGCGCTGCGCGTGCggctgctgcagcag CTGGAGCTCTACGTGGAGCTGCTCCCCCCGGACGTCGTGGACTCGCAGATTTTCCCCCACGTCGCCCACGGGTTCCTCGACGCCAACCCCGCCGTCCGGGAGCAGACGGTCaag TCGATGGTTCTGCTGGCGCCGAAGCTGCGGGAGGCGACGCGGGGGGGGGAGCTGCTGCGGCTCCTGCTGCGGGTGCAGGGGGGGGACGCGCTCGGGCCCCTGCGGTGCAACGCGACGCTGGCCCTGGGGCGCCTGGCCCCCCTCCTGCCGCCCGCG GCTCGGGTGCGGGCGCTGCCGGGGGCGCTGTCTCGGGGGACCCGGGACCCCTTTCCCCCGGCTCGAGCTGCGGCCGTCGCCGCCTTCGCGGCCGCCCGCGGCTGCTTCTCGGCGCAGGATTTGGCGCTGCGGGCGCTGCCCCCGCTGTGCACGCTCACCGCCGACCCCGACCCCGGCGTCCGCAACCAG gcttTTCGCACCATCCGCAGTTTCCTGGATCAACTCGAGGAGGCGGCCGAGTCCGGGGGGGCCCCggaggggg cccccccccaaGGTGCCGGGGGGGCTCCCGGGGGGGGCGCCTTGGGGGCTGCCGTGTCCTGGGCCGTCACCGGCGTCAGCGCCATCACCGCGCGGCTCATGGGGGGCGACGGGaccccccccgggccccccagCGCCCCGAGCAGGCACCCCGGAGACCCCCCCGAAAG agacccccctccagagcccccccccaggacccccccacccAGGACCTCGACGGCTGGGACGACTGGGGGAGCCTCGAG GACGTGGAGCCCCCCCGGAGCCCCCCCCCAGGCAGCCAGGAGGACGAAGgggcccccccagcacccccccgCGCCGGACCCCCCCTCGGCCCCCCAACCCGacgagggggactggggggtggggggggagtgGGGCAGCGACGATGCCTGGGAGGCCCTGCCCCCCCCGGCAG GGCCTCTCCCGGCCTCGCGGCGCCTGGAGCCGAAGCGTCGGGGGGCTCCTCGCGGCCCCCCAAGACGGGGCCCTCCAAGCTGGGGGCGCGGAAACGGGActgagggggaggggggcgaggggggcAATAAAGAACGGGGTCACGTGACACTCCGGCCTGGTCACGTGACGATTTGGGCGGCGCGGTCACGTGACGGGGCGGCGGGAAAGGGTGTTCGGTCACGTGATGGGAGCGGGGTGGCCGGCGCGGGCGTGCGGTCACGTGATGGGTGTGGCGGGAAGGGGGGGTTGGTCACGTGA